One Lacticaseibacillus rhamnosus genomic window carries:
- the adhE gene encoding bifunctional acetaldehyde-CoA/alcohol dehydrogenase, giving the protein MLKNTAKAATEVDVKGMIDELVANAHSALKIMKTFDQEKIDHIVHRMAIAGLDHHMELAKLAVDETGRGVWEDKAIKNMFATEEIWHSIKNNKTVGVINEDKQRGLVSIAEPIGVIAGVTPVTNPTSTTIFKSEISIKTRNPIIFAFHPGAQKSSARALEVIREEAEKAGLPKGALQYIPVPSMEATKTLMDHPGIATILATGGPGMVKSAYSSGKPALGVGAGNAPAYIEASANIKQAVNDLVLSKSFDNGMICASEQGAIVDSSIYDAVKKEFEAQGAYFVKPKDMKKFESTVINLEKQSVNPRIVGQSPKQIAEWAGIQIPDDTTILIAELKDVGKKYPLSREKLSPVLAMVKADGHEDAFKKCETMLDIGGLGHTAVIHTADDELALKFADTMQACRILINTPSSVGGIGDLYNEMIPSLTLGCGSYGGNSISHNVGTVDLLNIKTMAKRRNNMQWMKLPPKIYFEKNSVRYLEHMEGIKRAFIVADRSMEKLGFVKIIEDVLARRENPVQVQTFVDVEPDPSTDTVFKGTDIMRSFGPDTVIAIGGGSVMDAAKGMCLFNDAGDADFFGAKQKFLDIRKRTYTFPKLNKTKLVCIPTTSGTGSEVTPFAVITDSKAGIKYPLADYALTPDIAIVDSQFIESVPPVVVADSGIDVLCHATESYVSTMATHYTKGLSLEAIKLVFENLEKSYHGDIAAKSKMHDASTIAGMAFANALLGINHSIAHKLGQAFHLPHGRCIAITMPHVIRFNASQPKKRAIWAKYSYFRANEDYAEIARYLGLPGKTTDELVESYVQAFIKLAHSVGIKLSLKDQGVQKADLDKQVDRLAELAYEDNCTVTNPQEPLISDLKHIILDEYEGTDSTF; this is encoded by the coding sequence ATGCTTAAGAATACTGCGAAGGCTGCTACTGAAGTTGATGTGAAAGGCATGATTGATGAACTGGTTGCCAATGCGCACTCGGCTTTGAAGATCATGAAGACTTTTGATCAAGAAAAAATTGATCATATTGTTCATCGTATGGCAATTGCCGGGTTGGATCATCATATGGAATTAGCGAAACTCGCTGTTGACGAAACCGGCCGTGGTGTTTGGGAAGATAAAGCCATTAAAAATATGTTTGCCACTGAAGAAATCTGGCATTCGATTAAGAACAACAAGACCGTTGGCGTTATCAATGAAGATAAACAACGCGGCTTGGTATCCATCGCCGAACCAATCGGGGTTATTGCCGGGGTAACGCCGGTGACCAACCCGACATCAACCACGATCTTTAAATCCGAAATTTCCATCAAGACCCGTAATCCGATTATCTTTGCTTTCCATCCGGGTGCACAAAAGTCTTCAGCGCGTGCGTTGGAGGTCATTCGGGAGGAAGCTGAAAAGGCCGGATTGCCAAAAGGGGCCTTGCAGTATATTCCGGTTCCAAGCATGGAAGCAACTAAGACACTGATGGATCATCCCGGCATTGCCACGATCTTGGCAACCGGTGGCCCTGGCATGGTTAAGTCAGCTTATTCATCCGGCAAACCGGCCTTGGGTGTTGGCGCAGGGAATGCACCGGCATACATCGAAGCAAGTGCCAATATTAAGCAGGCTGTTAATGATTTGGTCTTGTCCAAGAGTTTTGATAACGGTATGATTTGTGCTTCCGAACAAGGGGCCATCGTTGATTCCAGCATTTACGATGCCGTGAAGAAAGAATTTGAAGCCCAAGGTGCCTATTTTGTCAAACCTAAGGACATGAAGAAGTTCGAGAGCACGGTTATTAACCTTGAGAAGCAAAGTGTCAATCCTCGAATTGTTGGCCAAAGTCCTAAGCAAATTGCTGAATGGGCAGGGATTCAAATTCCTGATGACACGACCATCCTGATTGCCGAATTAAAAGACGTTGGCAAGAAATATCCGCTTTCTCGGGAAAAACTGAGCCCGGTTTTGGCGATGGTTAAAGCCGATGGTCATGAAGATGCCTTCAAGAAATGTGAAACCATGTTGGATATCGGCGGCTTGGGACACACCGCGGTGATTCACACAGCTGACGACGAATTGGCATTGAAATTTGCTGATACCATGCAGGCTTGCCGTATCCTGATCAATACACCTTCTTCTGTTGGCGGTATCGGGGATCTCTACAACGAAATGATTCCTAGTTTGACGCTGGGCTGCGGCTCCTATGGCGGCAACTCGATTTCGCACAATGTGGGGACGGTTGACTTGTTGAATATCAAGACCATGGCAAAACGGCGCAACAACATGCAATGGATGAAATTGCCGCCAAAGATTTATTTCGAAAAAAACTCGGTTCGCTATCTGGAACACATGGAAGGCATCAAGCGCGCCTTCATCGTTGCTGATCGTTCAATGGAAAAGCTGGGTTTCGTCAAGATCATTGAAGACGTTTTGGCTCGGCGGGAGAATCCGGTACAGGTTCAGACGTTCGTGGATGTTGAACCTGATCCATCAACCGATACGGTCTTCAAGGGAACCGACATCATGCGGTCGTTTGGTCCGGATACCGTGATCGCGATTGGCGGTGGTTCTGTAATGGATGCAGCCAAGGGTATGTGCTTGTTCAACGATGCTGGCGATGCGGACTTCTTCGGTGCCAAGCAGAAATTCCTGGATATTCGGAAACGGACCTACACTTTCCCGAAGCTGAATAAGACCAAACTGGTTTGCATTCCGACGACTTCCGGGACCGGTTCTGAAGTGACACCATTTGCGGTTATCACTGATTCCAAAGCAGGGATCAAATATCCGTTAGCTGATTATGCTTTGACGCCAGATATTGCGATTGTGGATAGTCAGTTTATTGAATCAGTACCGCCAGTAGTTGTGGCTGATTCCGGGATCGATGTTTTGTGCCATGCAACCGAAAGCTATGTATCAACCATGGCAACCCACTATACGAAGGGGCTGAGCCTTGAAGCAATCAAGCTAGTGTTTGAAAACCTCGAAAAGAGTTATCATGGCGACATTGCGGCTAAGTCAAAGATGCATGATGCTTCTACCATTGCAGGGATGGCGTTTGCCAATGCCTTACTGGGGATTAACCACAGTATTGCCCATAAATTAGGTCAGGCGTTCCACTTACCACATGGACGCTGCATCGCCATCACTATGCCACACGTTATCCGGTTCAATGCTAGTCAACCAAAGAAACGTGCAATCTGGGCCAAGTACAGTTACTTCCGTGCTAACGAAGACTATGCAGAAATTGCCCGCTATCTTGGGCTGCCAGGAAAGACCACCGATGAATTAGTAGAAAGCTATGTTCAAGCCTTCATTAAATTGGCACATAGCGTCGGGATCAAGTTAAGCCTGAAGGATCAGGGGGTTCAGAAAGCGGATCTGGACAAGCAAGTTGATCGCCTTGCTGAACTTGCTTATGAAGATAACTGCACGGTTACCAACCCGCAGGAACCATTGATCAGCGATTTGAAGCACATTATTCTCGATGAATATGAAGGAACAGATTCAACATTCTAA
- a CDS encoding metal-dependent transcriptional regulator yields the protein MTPNKEDYLKLIFEIGGDTELVSNKQIVAGMHVSAASVSEMINKLGEEKLVAHTPYQGIQLTSAGRKKAAILVRNHRLWEVFLVKCLKYPADAVHQEAEKLEHALTPEMAKRLAAMLGNPQYCPHGGVIPDADGHYIQQSRVTLGAMEVGQKGHIERLIDEVSLIDYTVKLDLRLDDVFTVTAKTLDAVVIKLDRTGKELAVDADRAAHIFVEL from the coding sequence ATGACACCGAATAAAGAGGATTATCTTAAGTTGATTTTTGAGATCGGCGGCGATACCGAACTGGTCTCTAATAAGCAAATTGTTGCGGGGATGCATGTCTCTGCTGCCTCGGTCAGTGAGATGATCAATAAACTGGGCGAAGAGAAGCTAGTAGCACACACGCCTTATCAAGGCATCCAGTTGACATCGGCTGGGCGAAAAAAGGCGGCCATCTTAGTGCGCAATCATCGTCTCTGGGAAGTCTTTTTAGTTAAGTGCTTGAAGTATCCTGCCGACGCAGTTCATCAGGAAGCTGAGAAATTGGAACACGCCTTGACGCCAGAAATGGCAAAACGTTTGGCGGCCATGTTAGGCAATCCTCAATATTGCCCTCATGGCGGTGTGATCCCTGATGCTGACGGCCACTATATTCAGCAGAGTCGCGTCACTTTGGGAGCGATGGAAGTCGGCCAAAAGGGTCATATTGAACGGTTGATCGATGAGGTTTCATTGATTGATTACACTGTCAAACTTGATTTGCGCCTTGATGACGTCTTTACGGTAACCGCCAAAACGTTGGATGCAGTTGTCATCAAACTAGATCGAACTGGAAAAGAATTGGCAGTCGATGCTGATCGCGCTGCTCACATATTTGTTGAATTGTAA